One window of the Amycolatopsis mediterranei genome contains the following:
- a CDS encoding mycothione reductase yields the protein MPHYDLVIVGTGSGNSILGPDFAGKKTAIVEKGTFGGTCLNVGCIPTKMFVYAADVAYTPSHSAKYGVDEELKGVRWRDIRDRVFGRIDPIAAGGAEYRRSHEDNANVDVYEGTGRFTGHKELRVGFADGRPDEVLTADRFVLAAGGRPVIPDIPGLDGVGYHTSDTVMRLDELPERIVILGGGYIAAEFAHVFASFGVQVTLVNRSGRLLRSEDEDVSARFTELAAQRFDVRLDRKTVRARKTEHGVALDLEGPQGAETVEGGVLLIATGRKPNSDLLDVAATGVTTMDSGHVVVDAYQQTAVEGIYALGDLSSPHELKHVANHEARVVQHNLLHPDARITADHRFVPHAVFTHPQVASVGLTERKARDLGVSYVVSKQDYAGIAYGWAMEDTTGFAKLLADPATGQLLGAHIIGPQASSVIQPLIQAMSFGLDARSMARGQYWIHPAMPELIENALLNLPLD from the coding sequence GTGCCCCACTACGACCTGGTGATCGTCGGGACGGGATCGGGGAACTCCATCCTCGGCCCGGACTTCGCCGGCAAGAAGACGGCGATCGTGGAGAAGGGCACCTTCGGCGGCACCTGCCTCAACGTCGGCTGCATCCCCACGAAGATGTTCGTGTACGCCGCCGACGTCGCGTACACGCCTTCGCACAGCGCCAAGTACGGCGTCGACGAAGAGCTGAAGGGCGTGCGCTGGCGCGACATCCGCGACCGCGTCTTCGGCCGGATCGACCCGATCGCCGCGGGCGGCGCGGAGTACCGCCGCAGCCACGAGGACAACGCGAACGTCGACGTCTACGAGGGCACGGGCCGCTTCACCGGGCACAAGGAGCTGCGGGTCGGCTTCGCCGACGGACGCCCCGACGAGGTGCTGACCGCCGACCGGTTCGTGCTCGCCGCGGGCGGCCGTCCGGTCATCCCGGACATCCCGGGCCTGGACGGCGTCGGCTACCACACCTCCGACACCGTCATGCGGCTCGATGAGCTGCCCGAGCGGATCGTCATCCTGGGCGGCGGGTACATCGCGGCCGAATTCGCGCACGTCTTCGCCTCCTTCGGCGTCCAGGTCACCCTGGTCAACCGTTCCGGGCGGCTGCTGCGCTCCGAGGACGAGGACGTCAGCGCCCGCTTCACCGAACTGGCCGCCCAGCGGTTCGACGTCCGCCTCGACCGCAAGACCGTGCGGGCACGCAAGACCGAGCACGGCGTCGCGCTGGACCTCGAAGGACCGCAGGGCGCCGAGACCGTCGAGGGCGGCGTGCTGCTGATCGCCACCGGCCGGAAGCCGAACTCCGACCTCCTCGACGTCGCCGCCACCGGAGTGACCACAATGGACAGTGGGCACGTCGTGGTCGACGCCTACCAGCAGACCGCGGTCGAGGGCATCTACGCGCTCGGCGACCTCTCGTCGCCGCACGAGCTCAAGCACGTCGCGAACCACGAAGCCCGCGTGGTGCAGCACAACCTCCTGCACCCGGACGCGCGGATCACCGCCGACCACCGGTTCGTGCCGCACGCCGTCTTCACCCACCCGCAGGTGGCCTCGGTCGGCCTCACCGAGCGGAAGGCCCGCGACCTCGGGGTGTCCTATGTGGTCTCGAAGCAGGACTACGCCGGGATCGCCTACGGCTGGGCGATGGAGGACACCACGGGCTTCGCGAAGCTTCTGGCCGACCCGGCGACCGGGCAGCTGCTCGGCGCGCACATCATCGGCCCGCAGGCGTCGTCGGTGATCCAGCCGCTCATCCAGGCGATGAGCTTCGGCCTCGACGCGCGGAGCATGGCCCGCGGCCAGTACTGGATCCACCCGGCGATGCCGGAGCTGATCGAGAACGCGCTGCTCAACCTGCCCCTGGACTGA
- a CDS encoding S1 family peptidase → MSVKSRRSLLFASGALLAVAAVAVPVVVGTAAADPGAAGSGNQARIVGGNQASLADHPYAVYLTDAGGNQFCGAVIVSSTSVATAAHCAKAVAKQDIRVVAGREDKRTSEGQVLGVSKVWVGQGYTDPTQGADVAVLTVRGQFDYRPAKLPDSGDAGLYAKGTQATVLGWGRIADGGARSDYLRSGEVPVVSDSECHSAYTVYDQKTMVCAGYAEGGVDACQGDSGGPLVVGDTLIGIVSFGDGCAKAGKPGVYTRVSTYAKDIEAQAKPRLLG, encoded by the coding sequence ATGTCCGTGAAGTCCCGCCGATCCCTGCTGTTCGCCAGCGGCGCGCTCCTCGCGGTCGCCGCGGTCGCCGTCCCGGTCGTGGTGGGCACGGCGGCGGCGGACCCGGGCGCCGCCGGGTCCGGGAACCAGGCGCGGATCGTCGGCGGCAACCAGGCTTCCCTGGCCGACCACCCGTACGCGGTGTACTTGACCGACGCGGGCGGAAACCAGTTCTGCGGCGCGGTGATCGTCAGCTCCACTTCGGTCGCGACGGCGGCGCACTGCGCCAAGGCGGTGGCGAAGCAGGACATCCGCGTGGTGGCCGGCCGCGAGGACAAGCGCACGAGCGAGGGCCAGGTCCTGGGCGTCTCCAAGGTCTGGGTCGGCCAGGGCTACACCGACCCGACGCAGGGGGCCGACGTCGCGGTGCTGACCGTGCGCGGCCAGTTCGACTACCGGCCCGCGAAGCTGCCCGACAGCGGGGATGCGGGGCTGTACGCCAAGGGCACCCAGGCGACCGTGCTCGGCTGGGGCCGCATCGCCGACGGCGGCGCCCGCTCCGACTACCTGCGCAGTGGCGAGGTCCCGGTGGTCTCCGACAGCGAATGCCACTCCGCCTACACGGTCTACGACCAGAAGACCATGGTGTGCGCGGGCTACGCCGAGGGCGGCGTCGACGCCTGCCAGGGCGACTCCGGCGGCCCGCTCGTGGTGGGCGACACGCTGATCGGCATCGTGTCCTTCGGCGACGGCTGCGCGAAGGCGGGCAAGCCGGGCGTCTACACGCGCGTCTCCACGTACGCCAAGGACATCGAGGCCCAGGCCAAGCCCCGCCTCCTCGGCTGA
- a CDS encoding CynX/NimT family MFS transporter encodes MPVEHREPELAGAVEVRTPGVIAAGVLLAVAVVLTALNLRPAITGVGPMLAEMRSDLGASVVWAGVLTTLPTLCFAGAGLAAPLLARRAGIGAAIAVALAALAGGLVLRVLDGPAVVLGGTLVATAGIALINVLIPVVIKDSFPARIGLLTGVYTAALQGGGALGSAVTPRLGDALGGWRPALGGWAVLAVVALLAWILAARGTGRAPRPADGAEGGRSLLRNRLAWIVTAFFGLQAFYAYAAMGWFPQVLMDAGVRRDDAGLLFGLVSLIAVPISLFVAPMAARQRGQSRWIVGLGLFGVAGTAGLMLAPSWSPLLWSILVGLGMSTFSLALTVIALRARTGADTARLSGMAQGFGYLFAALGPFLFGLLHDLAGGWTVPLAMLLGLLAVQLTFGALAGRHRFV; translated from the coding sequence ATGCCCGTCGAACACCGTGAACCCGAACTGGCCGGCGCCGTCGAGGTCCGGACCCCCGGCGTGATCGCCGCCGGGGTGCTGCTCGCGGTCGCGGTGGTCCTCACCGCCCTCAACCTGCGTCCGGCCATCACCGGCGTCGGGCCGATGCTCGCCGAAATGCGCTCCGACCTGGGCGCTTCCGTCGTCTGGGCCGGGGTGCTCACGACGTTGCCGACGCTCTGCTTCGCCGGAGCGGGGCTGGCCGCGCCGCTGCTCGCGCGCCGGGCCGGGATCGGCGCCGCCATCGCGGTGGCGCTGGCCGCTCTCGCCGGCGGGCTGGTGCTGCGCGTGCTCGACGGACCGGCCGTGGTGCTCGGCGGGACGCTGGTCGCCACCGCCGGGATCGCCCTGATCAACGTGCTCATCCCGGTCGTCATCAAGGACTCCTTCCCGGCTCGCATCGGCCTGCTGACCGGCGTCTACACCGCCGCGCTGCAGGGCGGCGGCGCCCTCGGGTCGGCGGTGACGCCCCGGCTCGGCGACGCCCTCGGCGGCTGGCGCCCGGCGCTGGGCGGCTGGGCGGTGCTGGCCGTCGTCGCCCTGCTGGCCTGGATCCTCGCAGCCCGCGGCACCGGGCGGGCACCGCGGCCCGCCGACGGCGCCGAGGGCGGCCGCTCGCTGCTGCGCAACCGGCTGGCCTGGATCGTCACGGCCTTCTTCGGCCTGCAGGCGTTCTACGCCTACGCGGCGATGGGCTGGTTCCCGCAGGTGCTGATGGACGCGGGCGTCCGGCGCGACGACGCCGGGCTGTTGTTCGGCCTCGTTTCGCTGATCGCCGTGCCGATCAGCCTCTTCGTGGCGCCGATGGCGGCGCGGCAGCGCGGGCAGAGCCGGTGGATCGTCGGGCTGGGTCTGTTCGGCGTCGCCGGGACCGCCGGGCTGATGCTCGCGCCGTCGTGGTCGCCGCTGCTCTGGAGCATCCTCGTCGGGCTCGGGATGAGCACGTTCTCGCTGGCCTTGACCGTGATCGCGTTGCGCGCGCGGACCGGCGCGGACACCGCCCGGCTGTCCGGGATGGCGCAGGGCTTCGGCTACCTGTTCGCCGCGCTCGGGCCGTTCCTCTTCGGCCTGCTGCACGACCTCGCGGGCGGCTGGACCGTGCCGCTGGCCATGCTGCTCGGCCTGCTCGCCGTCCAGCTGACCTTCGGCGCCCTCGCCGGCCGCCACCGCTTCGTCTGA
- a CDS encoding GNAT family N-acetyltransferase, with the protein MPTLHDATGPELTAAQLHDILRLRVDVFVVEQKAAYPELDGRDLRPDTRHLWFEDDGAVLAYLRVLLDPGGIRRIGRVVTAAPARGAGLAGRLMDAALTIPGEYVLDAQTYVQGFYARYGFVPEGPEYTDDDGIPHIKMRRRP; encoded by the coding sequence ATGCCGACCCTGCACGACGCGACCGGTCCCGAGCTGACCGCCGCCCAGCTGCACGACATCCTCCGCCTGCGCGTCGACGTGTTCGTCGTGGAGCAGAAGGCCGCGTACCCGGAGCTCGACGGCCGCGACCTGCGCCCGGACACCCGCCACCTGTGGTTCGAGGACGACGGCGCGGTACTGGCGTACCTGCGGGTCCTGCTCGACCCGGGCGGCATCCGCCGCATCGGCCGCGTGGTCACGGCGGCCCCCGCCCGCGGCGCCGGCCTGGCCGGCCGCCTGATGGACGCGGCCCTGACGATCCCGGGCGAGTACGTCCTCGACGCCCAAACGTACGTCCAAGGCTTCTACGCCCGCTACGGCTTCGTCCCGGAAGGCCCGGAATACACCGACGACGACGGAATCCCCCACATCAAAATGCGCCGCCGCCCGTGA
- a CDS encoding M15 family metallopeptidase encodes MGARPLPRRTDGFGEVEPTPPELVNRALPTKDVLPPPSGNAYASTISAVPADVLARSTWQPACPVKAADLRYLTMSFWGFDGRAHTGEMLVNATGAAGITKVFGQLFAAHFPLEELRVTGPAELTAPPTGDGNSTSAFVCRPARGQTTWSAHAYGLAVDVNPFCNPYTQGDLVLPELASAYVDRSRRRPGMVQAGDATVRAFAAIGWSWGGNWHSPIDRMHFTATGH; translated from the coding sequence GTGGGCGCCCGGCCGCTCCCCCGCCGCACCGACGGCTTCGGCGAGGTCGAACCGACGCCACCCGAACTGGTGAACCGGGCACTTCCGACAAAAGACGTGCTTCCCCCACCTTCCGGGAACGCGTACGCGTCGACGATCAGCGCCGTGCCCGCGGACGTCCTCGCGCGCAGCACCTGGCAACCCGCGTGCCCCGTCAAGGCGGCCGACCTGCGCTACCTGACGATGTCCTTCTGGGGCTTCGACGGCCGCGCGCACACCGGCGAAATGCTGGTGAACGCCACCGGCGCGGCCGGCATCACGAAGGTCTTCGGGCAGCTGTTCGCCGCGCACTTCCCGCTCGAAGAGCTGCGCGTGACCGGCCCGGCCGAGCTCACCGCGCCGCCGACCGGGGACGGCAACTCGACCAGCGCGTTCGTCTGCCGCCCGGCCCGCGGGCAGACGACGTGGTCGGCGCACGCCTACGGCCTCGCCGTGGACGTCAACCCGTTCTGCAACCCCTACACCCAGGGCGATCTCGTGCTGCCCGAGCTCGCCTCGGCCTACGTCGACCGCTCGCGCCGGCGGCCCGGCATGGTCCAGGCCGGCGACGCGACCGTGCGCGCGTTCGCGGCGATCGGGTGGAGCTGGGGCGGGAACTGGCACAGCCCGATCGACCGGATGCACTTCACCGCCACCGGCCACTGA
- a CDS encoding DEAD/DEAH box helicase, whose product MTVTFNSGPSSTSAHAGRPDRKPRTRPAGGDMLRDDAVELVATKTFAELGLPEPLLRALSEAGINSPFPIQSATIPDALAGRDVLGRAQTGSGKTLAFGLAMLARLADGKARPKRPRALILVPTRELAMQVADSLTPLAKSLGLWCRTAVGGMAFARQADALSRGVDLLIATPGRLSDHVRQGTAHLGDCNFIALDEADQMADMGFMPQVREIMDLTPQGGQRLLFSATLDGDVNRLVKQYLSDPVTHSVAPSTASVTTMDHHVLQVSHQDKQDVITQIGARDGRTIMFVRTKHHVDRLAERLREQGVNAAALHGGKTQGQRNRVLADFKEGHTPVLVATDVAARGIHVDDISLVLHVDPAADHKDYLHRAGRTARAGASGVVVTVATHDQRRMVRRLTDRAGVRAESTTVRPGDAELTRITGAKEPSGEPVIERRRESPRRGGGGGYRGDRGFGGGANRGGERGGGYSRGGERSHTGGDRDRGGERGGDRGGYRGGDREGRPGGFGGRSRQPRSGNGGGYGRPSRGPRRGYDS is encoded by the coding sequence GTGACCGTCACGTTCAACTCCGGCCCTTCCTCGACGTCCGCGCACGCGGGCCGTCCCGACCGCAAGCCGCGCACCCGCCCGGCCGGCGGCGACATGCTGCGCGACGACGCGGTCGAGCTCGTGGCCACCAAGACCTTCGCCGAGCTGGGCCTGCCGGAGCCGCTGCTCCGCGCGCTCAGCGAGGCGGGCATCAACAGCCCCTTCCCGATCCAGTCCGCGACCATCCCGGACGCGCTGGCCGGCCGGGACGTGCTGGGCCGCGCCCAGACCGGCTCCGGCAAGACCCTCGCCTTCGGCCTGGCCATGCTGGCCCGGCTCGCCGACGGCAAGGCCCGCCCGAAGCGCCCCCGCGCGCTGATCCTGGTCCCGACCCGCGAGCTGGCCATGCAGGTCGCCGACTCGCTGACCCCGCTGGCCAAGTCGCTCGGCCTGTGGTGCCGCACGGCCGTCGGCGGCATGGCCTTCGCCCGCCAGGCGGACGCCCTCTCCCGCGGTGTCGACCTGCTCATCGCCACCCCCGGCCGGCTGTCGGACCACGTCCGCCAGGGCACCGCCCACCTGGGCGACTGCAACTTCATCGCCCTCGACGAGGCCGACCAGATGGCGGACATGGGCTTCATGCCGCAGGTCCGCGAGATCATGGACCTCACCCCGCAGGGTGGTCAGCGGCTGCTGTTCTCCGCGACCCTCGACGGTGACGTCAACCGCCTGGTCAAGCAGTACCTGAGCGACCCGGTCACGCACTCGGTCGCGCCGTCGACCGCGAGCGTGACGACCATGGACCACCACGTGCTCCAGGTCTCGCACCAGGACAAGCAGGACGTCATCACCCAGATCGGCGCCCGCGACGGCCGCACGATCATGTTCGTGCGCACCAAGCACCACGTCGACCGCCTGGCCGAGCGGCTGCGCGAGCAGGGCGTCAACGCGGCGGCGCTGCACGGCGGCAAGACGCAGGGGCAGCGCAACCGCGTCCTCGCCGACTTCAAGGAAGGCCACACCCCGGTGCTGGTCGCCACGGACGTCGCCGCGCGCGGCATCCACGTCGACGACATCTCGCTGGTGCTGCACGTCGATCCGGCGGCCGACCACAAGGACTACCTGCACCGCGCGGGCCGCACGGCGCGCGCCGGGGCGTCCGGCGTCGTCGTCACGGTGGCCACGCACGACCAGCGCCGGATGGTCCGCCGGCTGACCGACCGCGCCGGCGTGCGCGCCGAGTCGACCACGGTCCGCCCGGGCGACGCCGAGCTGACCCGCATCACCGGCGCCAAGGAGCCCAGCGGCGAGCCCGTCATCGAGCGGCGGCGCGAGAGCCCGCGTCGCGGCGGCGGTGGCGGTTACCGCGGCGACCGCGGCTTCGGCGGCGGCGCGAACCGTGGCGGCGAGCGCGGCGGCGGCTACAGCCGTGGTGGCGAGCGCAGCCACACCGGCGGCGACCGTGACCGCGGTGGCGAGCGCGGCGGCGACCGTGGTGGTTACCGCGGCGGCGACCGCGAAGGCCGTCCCGGCGGCTTCGGCGGCCGCAGCCGTCAGCCCCGCTCGGGCAACGGCGGTGGCTACGGCCGTCCGAGCCGTGGCCCGCGTCGCGGCTACGACAGCTGA
- a CDS encoding 8-amino-7-oxononanoate synthase, with amino-acid sequence MTTPPTPPPDEVFDWLDVEAEKRASAGLVRQLRPRPARADELDLAGNDYLGLARDKRVAGASAAAALRWGAGSTGSRLVTGSTELHTELELELARFCGAQAALVFSSGFAANLGAVTALSGSESAIVTDKYIHASLIEGCRLSRADVAAVAHSTPSAIKHALATRRKPRALVVTDSVFSVDGDLAPLDELAGICRSHGAALLVDDAHGFGVLGEGGRGAVHAAGLSGAPDVVTTLTLSKSLGAQGGAVVGPRRVIKHLIDTARSFIFDTALAPASVAAALSALHALKEEPGLAGKVLENAGNLAMSLKAAGLKASVPDAAVISVQAPSAETAVAWAAACAEQGIRVGCFRPPSVPDGISRLRLTARADLTESDVDRAVKVITATAPRGAIA; translated from the coding sequence GTGACTACGCCGCCGACGCCCCCGCCCGACGAGGTTTTCGACTGGCTCGACGTCGAAGCGGAGAAGCGGGCGAGCGCGGGACTGGTGCGGCAGCTGCGACCGCGTCCCGCGCGGGCCGACGAGCTGGACCTGGCGGGCAACGACTACCTCGGGCTGGCCCGCGACAAGCGCGTCGCCGGAGCGTCCGCGGCCGCCGCGCTGCGCTGGGGTGCCGGGTCGACCGGGTCCCGGCTGGTCACCGGATCGACCGAGCTGCACACCGAGCTGGAGCTGGAGCTCGCCCGGTTCTGCGGCGCGCAGGCGGCGCTCGTGTTCTCCTCCGGCTTCGCCGCGAACCTCGGCGCGGTCACGGCACTGTCCGGGTCCGAGTCCGCGATCGTCACCGACAAGTACATCCACGCGTCGCTGATCGAGGGCTGCCGGCTGTCGCGGGCCGACGTCGCCGCGGTCGCGCATTCGACGCCGTCGGCGATCAAGCACGCGCTGGCGACCCGCCGCAAGCCGCGGGCGCTGGTGGTGACGGACTCGGTGTTCTCGGTCGACGGCGACCTCGCCCCGCTCGACGAGCTGGCCGGGATCTGCCGGTCCCACGGCGCGGCGCTGCTGGTGGACGACGCGCACGGCTTCGGCGTCCTGGGCGAAGGCGGCCGCGGCGCGGTCCACGCGGCCGGGCTGTCGGGCGCGCCCGACGTCGTCACGACGTTGACGCTGTCGAAGTCCCTCGGCGCCCAGGGTGGTGCGGTGGTGGGGCCGCGCCGGGTGATCAAGCACCTCATCGATACGGCGCGCAGCTTCATCTTCGACACCGCGTTGGCGCCGGCGAGCGTCGCGGCCGCGTTGTCGGCGTTGCACGCGCTGAAGGAAGAGCCGGGGCTGGCGGGGAAGGTGCTCGAGAACGCGGGCAACCTGGCGATGTCGTTGAAGGCGGCCGGGCTGAAGGCGAGCGTGCCGGACGCCGCCGTGATTTCGGTTCAGGCGCCGTCCGCGGAGACGGCGGTGGCGTGGGCCGCGGCGTGCGCCGAGCAGGGCATCCGCGTCGGGTGCTTCCGGCCGCCGTCCGTGCCGGACGGGATCTCGCGGCTGCGGCTGACCGCACGAGCCGACCTCACGGAGTCCGATGTGGACCGCGCGGTGAAGGTCATCACCGCGACGGCCCCGCGGGGCGCGATCGCCTGA